A window from Pirellulales bacterium encodes these proteins:
- a CDS encoding phytanoyl-CoA dioxygenase family protein has translation MPHNEPLNQALRDPFLRDGFLHLPGFFDVTAIEELAADFERYIADVVPTLPPADAFYETDGSRRELKQLQRIEEHDARLGSLRERSEIVALAELLLDGPVRALGVEWFNKPPGLNRPTPPHQDGYYFCLKPDAAITLWIALDDADEENGCLRYVAGSHLLPIREHGRSSVLGFSQTILDFGPDDLAREYIGRLKRGDALVHHSGTIHRAEENRSQRPRRSAAVVFQSVAAVRDEAAWQRYLTSSKAQQKELGAIA, from the coding sequence ATGCCACACAATGAGCCCTTGAATCAGGCGCTGCGCGATCCGTTCCTCAGGGATGGCTTCCTTCATCTGCCGGGCTTCTTCGATGTCACGGCCATCGAAGAGCTGGCCGCCGACTTCGAGCGCTACATCGCCGACGTCGTCCCCACGCTGCCGCCGGCCGATGCCTTTTACGAAACCGACGGCTCGCGGCGCGAGCTCAAGCAATTGCAGCGGATCGAAGAACACGACGCCCGGCTCGGGTCACTGCGCGAACGGTCCGAGATTGTCGCCCTGGCCGAACTCTTGCTCGACGGTCCCGTCCGGGCGCTCGGTGTCGAGTGGTTCAATAAGCCGCCCGGGTTGAATCGCCCGACGCCTCCCCACCAGGACGGTTACTACTTCTGCCTGAAGCCTGACGCCGCGATTACGCTGTGGATCGCCCTCGACGATGCCGACGAAGAGAATGGCTGCCTGCGCTACGTGGCCGGCAGCCATTTGCTCCCCATCCGCGAACACGGCCGCAGCAGCGTGCTCGGCTTCTCGCAGACGATTCTCGACTTCGGTCCCGACGATCTCGCGCGCGAATATATCGGCCGCTTGAAACGGGGGGATGCACTGGTCCATCACTCGGGCACGATCCACCGGGCCGAGGAGAATCGCAGCCAGCGACCCCGGCGTAGCGCCGCGGTCGTGTTTCAATCGGTCGCTGCCGTCCGCGACGAAGCGGCCTGGCAACGCTACCTCACATCGTCCAAAGCCCAGCAAAAGGAACTGGGGGCAATCGCCTAG
- a CDS encoding aminotransferase class III-fold pyridoxal phosphate-dependent enzyme: protein MTKNRSIQRSLDLYERAQQLVPGGTQLLSRRPYIFAAGVAPIFAERGLGSRLWDVDGGEYLDYGMSVSACILGYADPVVNEAVRSQLDRGVAFSLNHPAELELAERLVATVPCAEMVRYAKGGGEACALAIRIARGTTGRDVVLFCGYHGWHDWYLAANHGEPDALDAHLLPAIDPIGVPQALSGTAIPFPYGDAPALEEALARQRGRVACVIMEPMRSTLPRDGYLATVRELVHDAGALLIFDEVTTGFRHAVGGVEEFLGVVPDMAVLAKSLANGFAMGAVVGSRAAMEPAARMFISSTNWSELVGISAALATLGEIRRRNVPGILRDYGERWMSGFNALAEELDVDVHLHGLPAVPQLFFSPQGDPDIQRKQGALFSQEMCRRGVLIHSHPTPSAAHTADDLAATLAAARESLLVLRDATRAGRLDTVLEVGLERPIFRRLVT, encoded by the coding sequence ATGACGAAGAACCGCTCGATCCAGCGCTCGCTCGACCTGTACGAACGAGCCCAGCAACTCGTGCCGGGGGGAACGCAGTTGCTCAGCCGGCGTCCCTACATCTTCGCCGCGGGGGTCGCGCCGATCTTCGCCGAGCGAGGCTTGGGCTCGCGTCTCTGGGACGTCGACGGCGGCGAGTATCTCGACTACGGCATGTCGGTGAGCGCGTGTATTCTGGGCTATGCCGACCCGGTGGTGAACGAAGCCGTGCGCTCGCAGCTCGATCGGGGCGTGGCGTTCAGCCTCAACCATCCCGCCGAGTTGGAGCTGGCCGAGCGGCTCGTCGCGACCGTTCCCTGCGCCGAAATGGTGCGCTATGCCAAGGGGGGCGGCGAAGCGTGTGCCCTGGCGATTCGCATCGCGCGCGGCACCACGGGGCGGGACGTCGTCCTCTTCTGCGGCTATCACGGCTGGCACGATTGGTATCTCGCGGCGAATCATGGCGAGCCCGACGCCCTCGATGCCCATCTACTGCCGGCGATCGATCCGATCGGCGTGCCACAGGCGCTCTCGGGCACGGCCATCCCCTTCCCTTATGGCGATGCCCCCGCGCTCGAGGAGGCCCTGGCGCGGCAGCGGGGCCGCGTGGCCTGTGTCATCATGGAGCCGATGCGTTCCACGTTGCCTCGAGACGGTTATCTCGCCACGGTACGCGAGCTGGTTCACGACGCCGGCGCGTTGCTCATCTTCGACGAGGTGACCACCGGCTTTCGCCACGCGGTGGGGGGCGTCGAAGAGTTCCTGGGCGTCGTGCCCGACATGGCGGTCTTGGCCAAGTCGCTGGCCAACGGCTTTGCCATGGGGGCCGTGGTGGGGAGCCGCGCGGCCATGGAGCCCGCCGCGCGGATGTTCATCAGCAGCACGAACTGGTCGGAGCTGGTCGGCATCTCGGCGGCCCTGGCCACGCTGGGCGAAATTCGCCGCCGCAATGTCCCCGGCATCCTGCGCGACTATGGCGAGCGTTGGATGTCTGGCTTCAATGCCCTCGCAGAAGAACTCGACGTCGACGTGCATCTGCACGGGCTGCCGGCCGTGCCTCAACTCTTCTTTTCGCCCCAGGGTGATCCCGACATCCAACGCAAGCAGGGGGCGTTGTTCTCGCAAGAGATGTGCCGCCGGGGCGTATTGATCCACTCGCATCCCACGCCCAGCGCGGCCCACACGGCCGACGACCTGGCCGCCACGCTCGCGGCGGCGCGTGAATCGCTCCTCGTGCTGCGCGACGCCACGCGTGCCGGCCGGCTCGACACCGTGCTCGAGGTCGGGTTGGAACGGCCGATTTTTCGGCGTTTAGTGACGTAA